The window ATCAACTCGGCGCTAGAGGTCGACCTCAGTGGCCAGGTCAATGCCGAGGTAGCGGCAGGCCGCTACGTCGGCGCGGTCGGCGGTGCGATGGACTTCGCCAGGGGCGCGCGTGCCGCGGGAGGCATGTCGATCATCGCGTTGCCATCACGCTCCGGCCGCCATGCACGCATTGTCTCCCTCCTGGACGGGCCGGTGAGCACGCCGCGTAGTGACGCTGCGTTCGTCGTCACCGAGCATGGCGTGGCCGATCTGCGCGGAACATCAATACGGCAGCGCCTGCAGCGCATGCTCGATGTTGCCCATCCGGAGGACCGAGCAGCGCTGGAGCGCGCTGCCTTTTCGAACAACAGGAGTTCCCCCCAATGAGAAGAGCAGCCATCGTCAGTCCCTTGCGCACCCCGGTCGGTCAGTTCGGCGGCGCGTTGCGCAACCTTGCGGTCGAGTCGCTCACCCGGCCCGTGATCCAGGCGGTCTTGGCCCGCAGCGGCGTGGATCCGGCACGGATTGATGACGTTGTCTTCGCCCAGTCTTATGCCAGCAGCGAAACTCCTTGCATCGGCCGATGGGCGGCGTTGGATGCGGGCTTGCCGCTTGAGGTCCCAGGCATGCAACTGGACCGGCGCTGCGGCGGCGGCCTGCAGGCAATAGTCACTGCCGCCATGATGGTGCAGACCGGCGCAGCCGACGTCGTGCTGGCAGGAGGCGTGGAGAGCATGAGCAATATCGAGTACTACACGACGGACCTGCGCTGGGGTTCGCGTTCCGGCTCGAGCAAGCTGCATGATCGCCTGGAGCGCGGACGGGAGCGGTCTCAGCCGGAGGGGCGCTTTGGCTACATCTCGGGGATGGTCGAGACTGCAGAGACCTTGGCGCGCGAATACGGAATCAGCCGCGCAGAGGCGGACGCCTTCGCCGTCCGCAGCCACGTGCGCGCTGCGAGTGCCTGGGACGAAGGGCGCTTCGCTGCCGAGGTAGTGCCACTGAACGTTCCCCAGCGCAAGGGCGACGCCGTCGTCTTCTCGCGCGACGAAGGCATCCGCCCGGACACCACACCCGACTCCCTGGCGCGGCTCAGGCCCTTGACGGCTGGTGGTGTGGTGACAGCCGGCAACGCGAGCCAGCAGAACGATGCCGCGGCGGCCTGCCTGGTGGTCGCCGAGGACCGTCTGGACGCATTGGGCCTCACGCCCATCGGATATCTCACCGGCTGGGCCGCATCCGGTTGCGACCCGGCTCGCATGGGTATCGGGCCGGTGTCGGCGGTGCGGAAACTCTTCGAACGCACTGGTTTCGGTTTCGACGACCTCGACCTGGTCGAGCTCAACGAGGCGTTTGCGGTCCAAGCCCTGGCCGTCCTCAAGGGGTGGGGCTGGAACGACCCAGAGCGACTCAACGTCAACGGCTCCGGTATCTCGATCGGGCATCCAATCGGAGCCACCGGTGTGCGCATCGCGACAACGCTGCTGCACGAGCTGCAGCGGCGCCAAGGCCGCTACGGGCTCGAAACCATGTGCATCGGCGGTGGCCAGGGCCTGGCAGCCATCTTTGAGCGGGCGTGAGGATGGCGATCAACGTGGGCCGCCTGAAAGAGTGGGCTTTCGGTGAAGTGGAGCATCGGTATACGGAGCGCGAGAGCGCGCTGTACGCCTTGTGCTTGGGCTTTGGGGCCGACCCGCTGGATGAGCGGGCACTCCGTTACGTCGCCGGCGACGCGCTACGAGCGGCGCCGTTCATGGCTGCTGTGCTCGCTTTCCCTGGCCAATGGATGCGCGATCCGCGCAGCGGCATCGATTGGAAGCGCGTGGTCCATGGCGAACAGGGCGTGCGACTGCACCGCCCTCTGGCCGCGACAGGTTGCCTGGTCGGCCGCACCCGGGTCAGCGCCGTCATCGACAAGGGACGAGAAAAGGGCGCGGTGGTTCAGATGGAGCGCTCTCTTTACGACATGACGAGCGGGGACTTGCTGGCCACCGTCGAGCAACTCAACTTCTGCCGTGGTGACGGTGGATTCAGCGAGGACGGCCAGCCCAGCGATGCTTCGCCGCCTTCCATGGCATGGGCGCCGTCTTGCGCCCCTGACGACATCTGCGACCTCCCGACTCGGCCAGAGACGGCGCTGCTCTATCGCCTTTGCGGGGATCCGAACCCGCTGCACTTTGATCCGGCGGTCGCACGATCCGCTGGCTTCGCGCGCCCGATCCTTCATGGTCTGGCCACCTACGGCATTGCGGGGCATGCCGTGTTGCGCACCGCCTGCGGCTATGACGCTGGCCGACTCCGCTCCCTGCATGCTCGCTTCTCCGCGCCGGTCTACCCCGGCGAGACGCTGCGCACCGAGCTCTGGCGCGATGGCCCGTGGGTGCGCTTCCGGTGCAGAGTCCTTGAGCGCGACCAATTGGTGCTCACCGCCGGCCGGGCTGAGCTGGTGCCAACGACGGATCGTTCCGTACATCAGAACTGAAAGGCCGTGCGACGCATGGGTTCCTTCGCACGAAGGTGCCTTTCTGGCGCGTGCGACAAGGCCTGACGGAGTTTCCATTGCACGGAACATTGGACGCGCCAGCGTTGACCCTCGGCATCTCGTGCATATCAAATCGATCCACAACAACCTTTATGAGACATACATGAGCCTCACATCATCTCGCTCGTTTTCGTTGTGTGCAGCGGCTGCTCTCGCGCTCGCCGTCCACGCGCCGGTGGCCGCGCAAACGATCAAGCTCGGCCTTTCAGTCCCG is drawn from Variovorax sp. PBS-H4 and contains these coding sequences:
- a CDS encoding acetyl-CoA C-acetyltransferase, with product MRRAAIVSPLRTPVGQFGGALRNLAVESLTRPVIQAVLARSGVDPARIDDVVFAQSYASSETPCIGRWAALDAGLPLEVPGMQLDRRCGGGLQAIVTAAMMVQTGAADVVLAGGVESMSNIEYYTTDLRWGSRSGSSKLHDRLERGRERSQPEGRFGYISGMVETAETLAREYGISRAEADAFAVRSHVRAASAWDEGRFAAEVVPLNVPQRKGDAVVFSRDEGIRPDTTPDSLARLRPLTAGGVVTAGNASQQNDAAAACLVVAEDRLDALGLTPIGYLTGWAASGCDPARMGIGPVSAVRKLFERTGFGFDDLDLVELNEAFAVQALAVLKGWGWNDPERLNVNGSGISIGHPIGATGVRIATTLLHELQRRQGRYGLETMCIGGGQGLAAIFERA
- a CDS encoding MaoC/PaaZ C-terminal domain-containing protein, with the protein product MAINVGRLKEWAFGEVEHRYTERESALYALCLGFGADPLDERALRYVAGDALRAAPFMAAVLAFPGQWMRDPRSGIDWKRVVHGEQGVRLHRPLAATGCLVGRTRVSAVIDKGREKGAVVQMERSLYDMTSGDLLATVEQLNFCRGDGGFSEDGQPSDASPPSMAWAPSCAPDDICDLPTRPETALLYRLCGDPNPLHFDPAVARSAGFARPILHGLATYGIAGHAVLRTACGYDAGRLRSLHARFSAPVYPGETLRTELWRDGPWVRFRCRVLERDQLVLTAGRAELVPTTDRSVHQN